CGCACTAGCTCCAACTCCTTCAAAATTTAACTACGGTTTTGAACTTTGAAATGGTAGATAATATTTTCCAGCATTTGGGTAAGTGAAGTCCTCAAACATCTGTGATGAGTCTATTCAATAAGGGCTCATACCTTTCTATGCAGCTCCAACAGATGTGCATTTTCAACTTTTAGGCCTTGTAATGTTTCCTTTGGGATGTTTTTGCAAACTTTTGCTATTCCTAAATGGTATTGGACCAAAGAAACTTGATAGAATCTGATTTACTTGAAGGATCTGGACTAGATTTGCTTCCTACATgagagaaattaaattagagatGTTCCATTAATTAATTTCTACAAGATATATAAAGTTGAAGTATGAATCATGTTTCCATTTATTATGAGTATATGTTGCAAGTTTTAACAAAAGGAGGCTTCAGTTAAGAATATGTTCTCTGTAGTTTGTGGAAATCTTGCTTTCAGGGCTGTGCTCATCTCAGCTTATATATTTCTAGAAACATAGAATGCTTTGAGGCTATAAATAGTGTTTGATAACAAATGTTGCGCGTATTAATTTGAGTAGAAAGATAGAGCAAGTACCGGTTACAGATGCAGGAAAATAGTCATTTAATCACCTGCGGTttgaatatcaaatataaacTTGACACACAGGCATGCAAATCACTGCAAAAATCGCACAATGCAGGGTATCCAccaaaaataaacaatattaaTGACTCCTAGGCATTCTACAATAAAAGAGAGAAGCTAATTAACCGTGGAGCATCAAAACAATACTATAATGTGGAGTAGAATAACTATCACTACTAGCACTACTATCATCCATCCAAGGATCCAGGTCTCTCAAATTATGATAGTTGCACAAACAAACTTGGAATTCTCTTAAATTTGGCACGTAGGCTTATTTCATGTCATTTTTTGATGAATCTTGTTGAATTAATTCAAACAATTTGGTAGTGACTAACAACAGTAATCTCTTTTCACTATGAAAAGATCTTTTAAGACATCAATTTCAGCTCATATAAGTCTGATACGCACTAAATATGCAGAAGACCAATTATGCAGCAAAAACAGAATTCATATTTGATCACTTGTTTTGTGTTCGTAAGTTGTGATGAATGTAGGTTATTCTTTATTGACCATTCTTAGCCTTTTATTAACTCTCTTCCACCTTCCTTAGAAGCAAGGTTCAAAAAAGTATACCTCACAAACATCTGCACTGCCACTCACACAAAAGTAGAATCTTTTTAATTTCACTTCATGCATGTATGTAACAAGTTACCAACTTATATCTCTACAATGAGGTCCACTTGATCCAAATACAACACGCCTTCCAAATTTCGATTGCTTgttaatacattaaattaagCAAGCATAATTGAGATGAAATAAAATGCATAAAATGTTTTCTAGATATTACACCACATAATTGGCATATTCTTGTTACCAGTGTTGCTAATTCCCCCATGTACAAACCAGTGTTCCAGTCACCATGCATGTTCTTTTGGCTCAAGTAAACCATTCAATCCTATTGCAAAATGTCCTAGCATAGCAGCTACATGTTTTGGTTGATCTAAGGAGATACACCAGATCACAAACTAGCAAACTTATATCCATGAACCCCATCAGATTTCACATGTATTCTACCTTTGTATTTGTAAAGATTCCAAAACAGTATATCAGGAATGGCAGCAATGAATCAAAAAGAATAGTCATAAACCAGAGTTTATGGTCTATCAGTTACAACAAGACAATCTGATTCCTCCTCTTGGTCTCAATGAATATTACAATGAAATTTTCATcatatagtaataaatttttatcagaAACAAGTTTATCTTTGCACATACTATCAATAATGGTGCTGTACATTACCACATTAGGTTGAACCAATTTCCCATCAACTCGTCTCAGCAACTCTAGAGCTGCTCTTGTTTCTCCAACTTTACATAACCCATTGATCAAAGTCCCGTAACTAACTTGATTCAACTGAAATCCTTGTGCTACCACCTTGTCATGAAAGTGCAATGCTTTATGAACCTCACCTTTAAGACAAAAACCCTTGATGAGTGTGGTAAAAGTTATTGTATCAGGATGATAACCCCTTTTGAGAATCTTTGAGAAAACAGAGAAAGCAAAAGTGATATGACCCAATTGGCATAAACAATTGATTAAGAGATTGCAAGTTACAAAGTCAGGGTTGATTCCCCTTAGTTCCATTTGTTGAGAAAGGGAAATAGCGTACCTAGGGGTGTTCATGGTGCAAAAACTGAACCACATTAATGGTTTGGTCTAGTTCTTCAAAATCACTTTCAAATCAAGTTCATTGCAGTTTTAAATTGGATTGTaactgatttataaatataaaaccacattaatattttgaaccaTTCCTGGACTTAATCATCATTTCACACAagcatattaaattttttaaaaccacaaacaaatattaaaaatttatgtgGTTTACCGGAAAATATAAAACCACATAAATTTATACTGTAGTCTTAAAACCACAAACAAAATTTCATCTTTCAACCAAATTTTCCGGTAAATCATTCCTGGAccattagaattttttttacgtTTTTCAGTAGTATACATTTTTAAGTCTctatatgaataatttttttaaaagtttttcggTAGAAACATTCTGTACGGAAAAACTTTAAAAGAAACTTTCGATAAATCTCAAATTGAgttgataaaatagtaaaaaaaaatcaaagatttgacacttttaaaaatgtataaaatgtaaaagtatagggtaaattttttaaaatgttgagGCAGGGAGAATAAAGTTGGCCTTTTATTAGTGCCATCAGAATATGGTGGGAGTGGTAAAAGCTGAATTACATGGCACAGGAAGAGCTGAgtagattttataaataaaaaaatctaaaccaCACTAATTGGAGCGAATGAAAACACATTTAACATCATAATTTTCAAGACATAACCTTTGATAAACACAAAATTGATAATGACAATAGTATTGGAAGTCAATGGGTTCTATtcataaagtaaaataataaaaagctAAATATACAGAAGTGAAAGTTTGTCTtgttatatatatctatatggTAAAAACATTACGGGATTCCTTTAGATGTTGGGGGAGAAGAattgaaacaaattaaaattgagaaagagaaaCTAGAGCAACTTTGGAAAATTGGATTTGTAAGTTATCTTTGAATAAAAATGAAGACTGGTCTGCgatagtaatttattttatattgatatgaCCATGTTGTGCAAGAGCCACGAAGGTCCCAAAATCGTACATTAACATCGATAATCCATGTCATATGACTTTAAACAGCAATTTGCAACCAAAATCATGATCGTATTATCATGAATTTTGAAATATCTTCTACCCCTCATGATTCAAATAGGAGAGTTGTTCAAAACTTtggaataatatattttttattgttggtaAGGTTGTGATGATATTGAGATTATGCTTGgtaattaacatttatttgatttatgaaaAATTACGTCGTGGAAATCAAGAGATCAAAGATGTGTGAGATATATGTCCTTACTAAGAGAGGAACGATATATGGATGAATGAATGATTGAGTAACTAGAAGAAATTTGACCTTTTTATAATAGTGGCACATCATACTATGATGGAAGTGGCAAAAGCTAAATTATATGCTATAGAAAAAGTTATTTGTGGACATTAAAATTAGTAGGAcggatttaatatattataaataaattaaattttttaattaatttactaattgtgtatataaatatttcaaaattgtttttttatttaattaatattttagttatcatttatattttgtattaaaatttatatactaaaatgatacaattattaaaaaaaaattccattaAGAAATTGCATtcgtttattttttaataacaaatgaataatttagtttaataaataataaaataattaaaaaaactaaattatattaataaaatgaaacaaaatacatgtaataaaaaaatacttcaaaattaataaaattgagtagACGTGTCGAAACAAACAACGTcatgtattattttaataaccCCTCTTATTTTACCGATAAACTAACAATTGTTTCCTACTTAATGCAATGGAGGGAAGTTGAAATAGGAAGacgttaaaataatataacaccttatttattttgacgCATTTAGTTACTAATATTAACTTtcattgattttattaatataatttagtttttttttaattatttttaggtgGTCGCATTCCCGTCATTTTCGACCTCTTAAAAGTTAAAGAAAGTAAGATATTTTACTATATAAATTCAATGTACGGTATAATGGAGTGTTTTTAATTAAGAGggatatgaattaaaaatatccCTATAATACTTTTAATTAGTTTACTATCATGAaagtatatttttcatttatatctCTCTTAATTCAAAACTCCATTATACATACgttcaaatttatatattaaaatattttgaaggatttttttttttaaggtcaTTTTGGGGACGCGACCAccatttatttatctttataaaattattaatttaataaacaaaaaataattagaaaaatgaattatattaataaaatcaaacaaaatacatgtaatgaacaaaaaaaaactttacaaacaacttgttttattattttaaccgTTCCCCTTATTTTGTTGATAACTCAGTACTTCGTTAACAACTCCCTCCAATTTTTTGTCTAGATAAAATAGGAGTATAAAATAGCAGAAAAAGTAGGAAaaagttgttaaataaaattgttaatttattgacaaaatagaataaagttattaaaataatatatcccGTTGTTTCTTTTGGTACATCTAATAacttagatattttttttgttgcattaaatatattttggttgattttattgatatgatttgttttttatttatttattaaactaatatttaattatttgttttagaaaataaaaagcaGTAATATATCACGTTGTTTCTTTTGGGACGTCTAAtaactttgatatatttttgtgtacattaaatgtagttttgttgattttattaatataattatttttttatcattttttatttattaaactaataattagtCTTttgttataagaaaaataaaaaataaaaacagtaaTATATGGTCGCATCTCTGTCTTGTAAAAATATagcattttaatatataattttttaaaatagagcaTAGTGGAGAATTTtaaatgggtgtgcattttacagcgcttttttgagaaatgcacacccatatttgagaaagcgctgtaatttgagaaagcgctgtaatatatatataaaatgcacactttagcacctctttgagctcgataaacttttaaggcactatcgaatgaataaatgtgattattagagcatgaacaaacacattatatatatatatatatatatatatatatatatatatataagaaataaatgaatattacttacgtgtcgagcatagtcTTTATTTCGGGGTGATTGCTGTAAttgccgtgcacgggatccaaatagtatataacttcagagaccgcattgattgcaaatagcacccaatgtgccctacaacaacaaaaaattggttaaacaattttgtttatacacaactaataaattaaattctcatcaattaaaaaagataaaattacgtaccctgaattatatggtgccaagaacaatttatcactttctatatttcctaaaaacatatctacaatgtatttctttacattgtctggatcgagtttccacatcgacatcttatgtggagacaagaatgagtatttatttgacaatttcctcgtgcacacgaccttctcgtacaaaaaccttcaatgaaaattttaaactagattaattaccaatacatttaattaattacaaataaatgcaattaaaagtattttttaccttatgtacaagctgattacagtaacactcagctccttatgttcgagaagatcgtacatttgctccttttcgaggtattcaatatactcatctccaaaaatgtctttattcatgtgtacgatgggcgaatcgttgctgctgcccatgttcctttttatttggatgtcaagacacgccccgtatttaccaaggcgtggctgacttttattaggagcagcagcagcagcgaccgattttccccgatccagattttttgttgctgcaagtttggcagctttattaccctccagcctttgtagtttggcagccctattaacctccaatttttgaggtttgctgcctttttttggctgtaggggtggtttatttatttggacctacaaaaatgaggtaaaatgttagtttattgaatctgaaaaaatgaaaaaccttaggcaataaatgtgacaaaccttttcgggagatgtaactgatttgtccttgggaatctttttttcgagggcaacaaggtgtgtgggccatgccacgtaactgccaatagcgtcgcttaagaacttcatatctccatcgttgtccggtatgggcaacggtgcagttggttcgaaagcaaccgtaggcgatactttgacatggcccgcggggatcggaatattgtgcaatacttctcccgaagtattgtacaatattccttttcccaccttccgttgagtcggcgaggacaagtataggacacatgtagtgacaccctacatcaatagttaaaacataagtacagttaatatataagtttgtttaatacataagtaattacataagcaagtaagtagtaagtaattaattacctcgggaatactcttcaaaccgacgttgcaactcccggtttcactctccatttgtatttcaggttggagctgaaccggaagttgcttgtctttattcgtattcaccaagagtgccacttgctccgataggattctgagcttctctaatacttcctcgttggaaggtttttggcgcttctcttgaggaaaaaagcttttgggagttacgccaaatcctttccccctcactcgaccggaggTAATAGGCTAGTCTAATTCTTGAATCACATCTAGCTCTAAATTGAGACATCCAATAGCAGAATTTGTGCTTGTATTAGTTGAAGACGAAGCAATAAAAGGATTGGAAGGAACTTTTAACTTGTCTCCATCTCCTTGCAGCATCTGCACCACAGTTTTCATGGAAGGACGATG
The genomic region above belongs to Cicer arietinum cultivar CDC Frontier isolate Library 1 chromosome 4, Cicar.CDCFrontier_v2.0, whole genome shotgun sequence and contains:
- the LOC113786328 gene encoding uncharacterized protein, producing the protein MGSSNDSPIVHMNKDIFGDEYIEYLEKEQMYDLLEHKELSVTVISLYIRFLYEKVVCTRKLSNKYSFLSPHKMSMWKLDPDNVKKYIVDMFLGNIESDKLFLAPYNSGAHWVLFAINAVSEVIYYLDPVHGNYSNHPEIKTMLDT